The following are encoded in a window of Urocitellus parryii isolate mUroPar1 chromosome 7, mUroPar1.hap1, whole genome shotgun sequence genomic DNA:
- the LOC144256045 gene encoding thymidylate synthase-like, whose translation MATVADATIQSDEFPLLTTKRVFWKGVLEELLWFIKGSTNAKELSSKGVKIWDANGSRGFLDGLGFSTRQEGDLGPVYGFQWRHFGAEYKDMDSDYSGPGVDQLQKVIDTIKTNPDDRRIIMCAWNPKNLPLMALPPCHALCQFYVVNGELSCQLYQRSGDMGLGVPFNITSYSLLTYMIAHITGLQPGDFVHTLGDAHIYLNHIEPLKIQLQREPRPFPKLKILRKVEKIVDFKDDFQIEGYNPHPTIKMEMAV comes from the exons ATGGCCACGGTGGCTGATGCCACCATTCAGTCAG atgaatttcctCTGCTGACAACCAAACGTGTGTTCTGGAAGGGTGTTTTGGAGGAGTTGCTGTGGTTTATCAAG GGATCCACAAATGCGAAAGAACTATCTTCCAAGGGAGTGAAAATCTGGGATGCCAATGGATCTCGAGGCTTTTTGGATGGCCTGGGATTCTCCACCAGACAAGAAGGGGACCTGGGCCCAGTCTATGGCTTCCAGTGGAGACATTTTGGGGCAGAATACAAAGATATGGATTCAG ATTATTCTGGTCCAGGAGTAGACCAACTGCAAAAAGTGATTGACACCATCAAAACCAACCCTGATGACAGAAGGATCATCATGTGTGCCTGGAACCCAAAAA ATCTTCCTCTGATGGCACTGCCTCCATGCCATGCCCTCTGCCAGTTCTACGTGGTGAATGGGGAGCTGTCCTGCCAGCTGTACCAGAGGTCAGGTGACATGGGCCTGGGCGTGCCCTTCAACATCACCAGCTATTCCCTGCTTACCTACATGATTGCACACATCACGGGCCTGCAG CCAGGTGACTTTGTACATACTTTGGGAGATGCACATATTTACCTGAATCACATTGAGCCACTGAAAATTCAG ctTCAGCGAGAACCAAGACCTTTCCCAAAGCTCAAAATCCTTCGAAAGGTTGAGAAAATCGTTGACTTCAAAGATGACTTTCAGATTGAGGGGTACAATCCACATCCAACTATTAAAATGGAAATGGCTGTTTAG